The following proteins are co-located in the Bosea sp. AS-1 genome:
- the minD gene encoding septum site-determining protein MinD: MGKVIVVTSGKGGVGKTTSSAALGAALAQGGEKVVVVDFDVGLRNLDLVMGAERRVVYDLVNVIQGEAKLTQALIRDKRLETLYLLPASQTRDKDNLTAEGVAAVIGALKTSFDWVICDSPAGIERGATLAMRHADVAIVVTNPEVSSVRDSDRIIGLLDSKTLKAENGERVEKHLLLTRYDPARAERGDMLKVDDVLEILSIPLLGIIPESMDVLRASNLGSPVTLADDRCAPAVAYFDAVRRLKGETLPVAVPGEKRGFFGKFFGRKAA, encoded by the coding sequence ATGGGCAAGGTCATCGTGGTCACATCCGGCAAAGGCGGCGTCGGCAAGACGACCTCCTCCGCCGCACTGGGCGCCGCGCTCGCGCAGGGCGGCGAGAAGGTCGTGGTCGTCGATTTCGACGTCGGCCTGCGCAATCTCGACCTCGTCATGGGGGCGGAGCGGCGGGTGGTCTACGACCTCGTCAACGTCATTCAAGGCGAAGCCAAGCTCACCCAGGCCCTGATCCGCGACAAGCGGCTGGAGACGCTCTACCTGCTGCCGGCCTCGCAGACCCGCGACAAGGACAACCTGACGGCCGAGGGCGTGGCGGCGGTCATCGGCGCGCTCAAGACCTCGTTCGACTGGGTCATCTGCGACAGCCCGGCCGGCATCGAGCGCGGAGCGACGCTCGCCATGCGTCATGCCGACGTCGCCATCGTCGTCACCAACCCGGAAGTCTCCTCGGTCCGCGATTCCGATCGCATCATCGGCCTGCTCGATTCCAAGACGCTCAAGGCCGAGAACGGCGAGCGCGTCGAGAAACATCTGCTGCTCACCCGCTACGACCCCGCTCGGGCCGAGCGTGGCGACATGCTGAAGGTCGATGACGTCCTCGAAATCCTGTCGATCCCGCTGCTCGGCATCATCCCCGAGAGCATGGATGTGCTGCGCGCCTCCAATCTGGGCTCGCCGGTCACCCTGGCCGATGATCGCTGCGCCCCGGCGGTCGCCTATTTCGACGCCGTGCGCCGGCTCAAGGGCGAGACGCTTCCGGTCGCGGTGCCGGGTGAGAAGCGCGGCTTCTTCGGCAAGTTCTTCGGAAGGAAAGCGGCATGA
- the minE gene encoding cell division topological specificity factor MinE, with product MNLLRLFSRTPSAPAARERLQVLLAHERAAVGDSDLVTKLRDEILRAISKHMQVDDEKVSVRMERGAKVSTLAVDIEIPFDAGKKAA from the coding sequence ATGAACCTGCTTCGTCTTTTCTCCCGCACGCCGTCGGCTCCGGCCGCTCGCGAGCGATTGCAGGTCCTGCTGGCGCATGAGCGGGCCGCGGTCGGCGACTCCGATCTCGTCACCAAGCTGCGCGACGAGATCCTGCGCGCGATCTCGAAGCACATGCAGGTCGACGACGAGAAGGTCAGCGTCCGCATGGAGCGCGGTGCCAAGGTCTCGACGCTGGCGGTCGATATCGAGATCCCGTTCGATGCGGGCAAGAAGGCGGCCTGA
- a CDS encoding phosphotransferase family protein encodes MTASADQHEPGFDTATLDTFLRGAVEGLSGPMRLERIGGGQSNPTFFVTYDDRALVLRKQPPGELLPSAHAIDREYRVISALARTDVPVPPALLYCDDRSILGTPFYLMEKVEGRVFHDCTLPGLSPDERSAMYASLAETLAALHNVEVEAAGLVDYGKPGNYFARQIARWGRQWDLSRSRDDVHIDRLRNWLPEHIPTDETVSLVHGDYRMGNAMFHPTEPRVVALLDWELSTLGHPLADLAHTAIAWLSRPDEYGGIEGLDLAALGLPDLDRFSALYAVRARHGQTLQPFHLAFALFRWAVIFEGIAARARAGNASADNAAETGRLAIAFARRAAELTR; translated from the coding sequence GTGACAGCCTCTGCCGATCAGCACGAGCCGGGCTTCGACACCGCCACGCTCGACACTTTCCTGCGTGGAGCGGTGGAAGGTCTATCCGGCCCGATGCGGCTGGAACGCATCGGCGGCGGTCAGTCCAACCCGACCTTCTTTGTCACCTATGACGATCGCGCGCTGGTGCTGCGCAAGCAGCCCCCCGGCGAGCTCCTGCCCTCGGCCCACGCCATCGACCGCGAATACCGCGTCATCAGCGCGCTCGCTCGAACGGACGTGCCGGTGCCACCAGCCCTGCTCTATTGCGACGACCGCTCCATCCTCGGCACGCCCTTCTATCTGATGGAGAAGGTCGAAGGCCGCGTCTTCCACGACTGCACATTGCCGGGCCTCTCGCCCGACGAGCGCAGCGCCATGTATGCCTCGCTCGCGGAAACACTGGCGGCGCTACACAATGTCGAGGTGGAAGCCGCGGGCCTCGTCGATTACGGCAAGCCCGGCAATTATTTCGCCCGGCAGATCGCGCGCTGGGGCCGGCAATGGGATTTGTCGCGCAGCCGCGACGACGTCCATATCGACAGGCTGCGGAACTGGCTGCCGGAGCACATCCCGACCGACGAGACCGTCAGCCTCGTCCATGGCGATTACCGCATGGGCAACGCGATGTTCCATCCGACGGAGCCGCGTGTTGTCGCCCTGCTCGACTGGGAGCTTTCGACGCTCGGCCACCCGCTCGCCGATCTCGCCCATACGGCCATCGCCTGGCTGTCGCGGCCCGACGAGTACGGCGGGATCGAGGGCCTCGACCTCGCGGCGCTCGGCCTGCCCGATCTCGATCGTTTCTCGGCGCTCTATGCTGTCAGGGCCCGTCACGGCCAGACGCTGCAGCCCTTCCACCTCGCCTTCGCGCTGTTCCGCTGGGCGGTGATCTTCGAGGGCATTGCGGCACGTGCACGGGCCGGCAATGCCTCCGCCGACAATGCTGCCGAAACCGGCCGGCTCGCCATCGCCTTCGCCAGGCGGGCGGCCGAACTGACGCGGTGA
- a CDS encoding acyl-CoA dehydrogenase family protein, translating to MDFTISPELEGLRRRIAAFVETEIIPRETDPASWDAHENIAEPALSELRTKARAAGLWCLQLKPETGGLGAGRVGMAVCYEAMNRSIFGPVVFNSAAPDDGNMMVLEAVATPDQKRRWLAPIVAGEVRSAFAMTEPHPGGGSDPTMIRTRAEKQPDGSWKLYGRKWFITGAEAAAHFIVIARTSDDARRGLTAFLFHRDQPGWKILRRIPIMGPEEHGGHCEIEFDGLHIPADDVLMEEGDGFKVTQIRLGPARLTHCMRWLGLAKRSVEIARAYAATREGFGIRLADRESIQLKLGRAAMAIEIGRLLVMKAAWELDRGGQARKEVSMAKVQAANTLHEAADMAIQINGARGYSKDTVLEWIYRYARQARLVDGADEVHQMVLNRFLDKEGDDFWRWQVPGA from the coding sequence ATGGACTTCACGATTTCGCCCGAGCTCGAAGGTTTGCGACGCCGGATCGCGGCCTTCGTCGAGACGGAGATCATCCCGCGCGAGACCGACCCTGCCAGTTGGGACGCGCATGAGAACATCGCCGAGCCGGCGCTGTCCGAGCTGCGTACCAAGGCGCGCGCAGCTGGGCTCTGGTGCCTTCAGCTCAAGCCGGAGACCGGTGGGCTCGGCGCTGGGCGCGTCGGCATGGCGGTCTGTTACGAGGCCATGAACCGCTCGATCTTCGGGCCAGTGGTCTTCAATTCCGCCGCGCCCGACGACGGCAACATGATGGTGCTGGAGGCGGTGGCGACGCCCGATCAGAAGCGCCGCTGGCTTGCGCCGATCGTCGCCGGCGAGGTTCGCTCGGCCTTCGCGATGACCGAGCCGCATCCTGGCGGCGGCTCCGACCCGACGATGATCCGCACCCGTGCCGAAAAACAGCCCGATGGCTCGTGGAAACTCTACGGCCGCAAATGGTTCATCACCGGCGCGGAAGCTGCGGCGCATTTCATTGTGATCGCACGTACCTCCGACGATGCCCGCCGCGGCCTGACCGCCTTCCTCTTCCACCGCGACCAGCCCGGCTGGAAGATCCTCCGCCGCATCCCGATCATGGGACCGGAGGAGCATGGTGGCCATTGCGAGATCGAATTCGACGGACTGCACATCCCCGCCGATGATGTGCTGATGGAAGAAGGAGACGGCTTCAAGGTCACGCAAATCCGGCTCGGGCCCGCACGCCTCACCCATTGCATGCGCTGGCTCGGCCTCGCCAAGCGCTCCGTCGAGATCGCCCGCGCCTATGCCGCGACCCGCGAGGGCTTCGGCATCCGCCTCGCCGACCGCGAGAGCATCCAACTCAAGCTCGGCCGCGCGGCGATGGCGATCGAGATCGGGAGGCTGCTGGTGATGAAGGCGGCCTGGGAACTCGACCGCGGCGGCCAGGCCCGCAAGGAGGTCTCGATGGCCAAGGTCCAGGCCGCCAACACGCTGCACGAAGCGGCCGACATGGCGATCCAGATCAACGGCGCGCGCGGCTATTCCAAGGATACTGTGCTCGAATGGATCTACCGTTATGCCCGTCAGGCGCGGCTGGTCGACGGCGCCGACGAGGTGCACCAGATGGTCCTCAATCGCTTCCTCGACAAGGAAGGCGATGATTTCTGGCGCTGGCAGGTCCCCGGCGCGTGA